Proteins from a genomic interval of Zonotrichia albicollis isolate bZonAlb1 chromosome 18, bZonAlb1.hap1, whole genome shotgun sequence:
- the SDF2L1 gene encoding stromal cell-derived factor 2-like protein 1 yields the protein MRGGRRLFPLLLLALLPGLCHGRESAPGAVTCGSVLKLLNTRHSVRLHSHEVKYGSGSGQQSVTGVEASDDANSYWRIRGKSDSSCQRGTPVKCGQAIRLTHVNTGKNLHTHHFPSPLSNNQEVSAFGDDGEGDDLDFWIVQCSGSYWEREDAVRFKHVGTEVFLSITGEQYGHPIRGQREVHGMPAANHHNYWKAMEGVFIKPSLEPAKHDEL from the exons ATGCGGGGCGGCCGCCGCCTCTTCCCGCTGCTGCTCTTGGCGCTGCTGCCCGGGCTGTGCCACGGCAGGGAGTCGGCGCCGGGCGCCGTGACTTGCGGCTCGGTGCTGAAACTGCTCAACACCCGCCACAGCGTCCGGCTCCACTCGCATGAGGTCAAGTACGGCTCCG GAAGTGGGCAGCAGTCAGTGACAGGAGTTGAAGCCTCAGATGATGCCAACAGCTACTGGCGGATCCGTGGGAAGAGTGACAGCAGCTGCCAGCGTGGGACACCAGTCAAATGTGGGCAAGCCATACGACTCACCCATGTTAACACTGGGAAAAACCTGCACACTCATCACTTCCCATCACCACTCTCCAATAACCAA GAAGTAAGTGCCTTTGGGGATGATGGCGAAGGAGATGACCTGGATTTCTGGATTGTGCAGTGCAGTGGTTCTTACTGGGAGCGGGAGGATGCCGTGCGCTTCAAGCACGTGGGCACCGAGGTGTTCCTGTCCATCACGGGGGAGCAGTACGGGCACCCCATCCGAGGCCAGCGCGAGGTGCACGGCATGCCTGCTGCCAACCACCACAACTATTGGAAAGCCATGGAGGGAGTCTTCAtcaaacccagcctggagccTGCAAAACACGATGAGCTCTGA